From the Saccharomonospora marina XMU15 genome, the window GAGCTCACGCCGGTCGCGCAGGTGCAGGCCGACTACGAAGCGGGCGCGGAGGAAGCCGTACGGCACATCTGCCTGAGAGGGCTCGGCGCGCAGGACAAACCCGCCTACGCGAAGCCGCCGGTGAACGAATTGGAGGAGGCGCTGGCCGAGGCCGTTTCCCAGCAGGACGGCGACGGTTTTCTCAACGCGTTGCTGGCAGCCGAGGTCGTCGTCGCGGTGAGTGAGCCGGTGACCGACCCGACCGGGCTGACCGAGTCCGACTTCCCCTTTCACAAAACAGGCGAGGATTTCCCGGTAATCCCGGTGTTCAGCTCCACCGAAGTGCTGGACCACCTTGCGCCGAGCCTGCCACATCGGATGCGGTTGCCGTTTCTTGCGGTGCTCGCCAACTGGCCGGACGAAACGCACGTGCTGTGCTTCAACCCCGGAACCGAGACCGAGGTCGTTCTCTTCGGCGACACCGTTCTCGAGTTGGTCGCGGAGGTGGCCGACTCGCTGTCCGGAGGTGGAGAAGGTATCGGCCCCGCCGGGGGCCGACTCTGAGTCACGCCGGATGGGCTTCAAAAGCGTCGTACTGGGCCGTTAGTGTGAACCACGTCAAAAACCTGGGGAACCCACGAGACATGGCGAACCTCCAAACAGGTGGGCAGCCATGTTGGCCTACGAAGCACGGTGGTGCGGTTTTCCTGAGTTGCTTTAGCGATTGAGGTGGTCTTGTGGGCACACGGGGGCGACTGGGGGAGCTGATCCGGAGCTTTCGCAGGCGAGCGGGCTTGACCCAACAGGAGGTCGCCGATCTCGCCGGGCTCAGCGTGGCGGGGTTGCGTGATGTCGAGCAGGGACGGGTCACCAGGCCCCGCGCGTCGACCGTGCGCAGACTCGCCGACGTCCTGGGGCTGACGCTGGAGGAACTGGACACCCTGCTGCGCCGATCCAGCTCGGCGGTAGACGACGAGGACCTGCGGTTCGAAATCCTGGGACCGCTTCGCGTGGTGGTCGACGGCGCGGTGGTCGATCCGGGTTCGGAGAAGCAGCGCATACTCACCGGGCTGCTCGCGCTGTCGCCGAACACTCCGGTCGGGCGGGATTCGCTGGTCGAGGCGTTGTGGGGGGATTCGGCGGGCGCGGGGGCGGTCGACTCCCTGCAGTCGCGGATCTCCCGGCTGCGCAGGCGGCTGCGGCTTTCCGACACCGAAGGTGACGGCGTACTCGTCGCGACCAGAGGTGGCTACCAGCTCTCGG encodes:
- a CDS encoding SseB family protein, translated to MVAAARDGQGQRYAELVLSGPLYLPKLPDRDSDEWWDLVRELTLPTENVLVFTSVEAMSAVLGSFVQGYQETDYASLVRRWPNPGWLLALNPGLPIGLIAPPAALYGLANGEVELTPVAQVQADYEAGAEEAVRHICLRGLGAQDKPAYAKPPVNELEEALAEAVSQQDGDGFLNALLAAEVVVAVSEPVTDPTGLTESDFPFHKTGEDFPVIPVFSSTEVLDHLAPSLPHRMRLPFLAVLANWPDETHVLCFNPGTETEVVLFGDTVLELVAEVADSLSGGGEGIGPAGGRL